The DNA region TTGGGAAATGAAACAAAGAGCTCTCATTGATATGGCAAGGGATCGTGGTGCCTTTATCTGCCAGTCGCAATCTTTGAATTTATTTGTAGAAAGTCCTACCGTTTCCAAACTAACCTCCATGCATTTTTACGCATGGAAACAAGGTTTAAAAACAGGGATGTATTATTTGCGAACCAAAGCCGCAACGCAGGCCATCCAATTCACTGTAGAAAAGGGAAAGGAAGAAATCCCTATGGAAAAAGATATCCAGTCATCTTCTTCGCAAGCTAACAAAAAAGAGGTGAATTCTGAATTTGTCGGTGAGGCCTGTTCTATGGAAGAAGGTTGCCTCGTTTGCGGAAGTTAAAGAAACTCTAAGGCATCAGTGAAATAGCTAAAAAGGAAGCCATAATCACTAAATGGATGAGTCCATGCAGTGATGTGGTCCTTCCCGATCCAAAAGTAAAACTTCCTGCAAGAAAAGTAACCATCAAAAACACAATCCCTTTGCTATCCAATCCAAGGGTTAATGGTTTATCAAACATAAGAGAATACAAACTCACAGCGGGAATTGTGAGCGCAATACTCGCCGCTCCTGATCCCAGAGCTAAGTTCAAACTTGTTTGTAGTTCATTGATTTTGGCTGCATTCATAGCAGCCAAGGTTTCTGGAGCCAAAACCAAAATCGCAATGACAATCCCAACCACTGCTTTTGGTGCACCTAACGCATTGATGGTGCTCTCAATGGTCGGACTCAAGATTTTAGACAATCCAACTACTGCTACGAGAGAAAATAGAAGGGAAATAAAACTAGTAATGGCTCTTTTTTTACTCGGTCTTGTCCCTGTAATTTCTGATTCTGAAACTTCAGTTTCCCCGGCGGCAAAAAAGTTTTTATGAGATTTTGTTTGTGACCAAACAAGAGATCCATACAAAACAAGGGAAGCTAAGGAAACAAAAATCAGTTGCCCTGCACTATAAGTTCCTTTGTTGGTGGAAGTAGTGAATAGAGGTAATACTAAAGTGAGTGTTGAAAGTACGGCCAAAACTCCAAGTAAAGCCGTTGTCCCCACCGATTGAAATCCTAGTTCTTTATGCTTTAATCCACCTAACAGAATACAAATGCCTATGATTCCATTTGTTACAATCATTAAAGCTGCAAAAACTGTATCTCTTGCAATTTGAGGTGAGTCGGCGGTGTCATTACTCATAAGACTGACAATGAGTGCTACTTCAATGACAGTCACTGATATTGCCAAAATTAAAGTTCCGAGTGCAGGACCAACACGTTCGGCTATAACTTCTGCACTATGGACGGCGCTTGAGATACCGGCAGCCAAAAAAACAACAGCGAATGCGATGAGAAGCCCTTCGCCAATTGGTGCGATCATAGCAAATAATAATACTAAAAAAGATGTGAACGAGAGCCAGTCATTGGATGAGATTGTTTTTGAATTTGCCATAGAGTCTCTGATTTATTATTTTTATAATCTTCTATTTTCAGACTATTAAAAATACCATAAAGTTCAAGTAAATCTATGGATTTACAATTTCTGTTTGAACTTTGGGCGCCTCGAATTTATATATAAAGTTTCTTCTCTTTTAGGCACGACCGGGCTTTCCGTTCCAATCTCCGCTTTCGCTTCGATTTCCACTGCAATCCCTGGCGCTAACATCCTTTAGGAGAACAAAGAGAATTTCCAAAACATTCAAATTTTAAGAATGACATTTTTTCCTGAGCCACTTGATTTATGTTTGTTGCTCCCTATGAATTCGGAAATTTCTAAACAGTTCTATCATTCAAAGATACTAGTAGTCGCAAAAATCTTTTCCTTACTCGTTTGCCTGTTTTCTTTTAATGCCTGCCTTCTCAATCCCATTGTTCAATGTATCTTATTTCCCGAAAAAGATCCTTCCCGCAATTCTTTATTCGCACTATGGGCCTTGTTATCTAATTCCAATTCAGTGGTGGAACTAAACCGTACCTGGGCCGGGGTTTATAAAGGAGATAGTTTACAATTGGAAGCACAGTACTATTTGTACGGTAACAAAACAGACACAGTCTTCCAATGGACCAGTAGCAATGAATCCGTTGCCACAGTATCGCCAACGGGTCTTGTGCAAAGTATTGGTAATGGAAAGATAATCATTACAGCCACTACCGCTGATGGAAAGGCAAGTGCCACAAGTGCGATCACAGTTTATTCGGGATACCTTTATGTCAGTTTGGATGACATGAGTACTGTTGGTTTTCTAACGATGAATCATACCACTGGCGCATTGACATCCTTTGCAACATACAGTACCGGTGCCGGTACTGGGCCAACTGGTATTGGAGTCGACCCTTTTGGTAAGTTTTTATTCACAGGAAATTTTTATAGTGGAACTATCTCCCAATTTTTAATCAACCAAACGACAGGAGCGCTTACATCCAATACGCCAAGTTTTTTGACAGATGAGGCAAGTCCGAGAAATTTAGTCATCACACCCGATGGCAAGTATTTGTATTTAGCTTCCGAAGGTACTTCAGCAATTCGTGCGTTTTCAATCAATGCAAATGGCACTCTCACCTTTATAGCTTCCTATTCAACTGACATTGGCCATTCTCAAATTCAAATCTCTCGGAATGGAAATTTTATTTTTTATATGGGAACCTTAGTCACAGAAATGACTTCATACCGTATCAATTATGCTAATGGAACATTATCACATGCAAGCACCAGTCCTAGTTTTCCAAATGATGGTTCTGGCCATGTTTCGACTCATCCCAATGGCAATTATATATATGTTAGTTCCGTTCCGGCTGTGACCATTTTCAGTTTTGATGAAAATACAGGTAATATGAGTTTTGTGGACTCTGTTTTTCATGGATTGAGCATTAATAGCACTGCGATCCATCCCAGTGGACTTTTTTATTATTTATTACATATCAATGAAGGTATTATTTCTTGTTATACGGTTGATCCCAAGTCGGGAAAAATTTCCTATTCATCTAATGTGACTGGTTATACACCGGGTAATTTGCGATTTATGGTGATCGATCCTACGGGGCGTTTTGCCTACGCTGCCGATATTAATGCAGCTAACTTGTTGCAATTTAGTATTAACCAAACCACGGGTGCACTTACATTTCTGGGAAATGTTAATCCAGGGGGGAATCCGTGGAATTTAACTTTTTTATAATCGCCAAAATCAAGTTTTCACTTGAGATTGGAATCCTCGCCTAAGGAAACCCTATGATTCTAATTCCCATCCCTAGTTCTGATTTTGATCCAAGTGAAGCCTCCCTTCCTTGGAAATTATTATCAGAATCAAATTTCAAATTCCAGTTTGCCACACCTAATGGAAAAAAAGCAAAAGCAGATGAACGGATGTTAACTGGAAAAGGACTGGGAATTTTGAAATCTGGGTTTATGGCACGTAAAGATGCAAGAGATGCTTATTTGGAAATGGAAAATTCTAAAGAATTTCAGAACCCTATTTCCTATTCTGAAATCAAAGAAAAAGATTTCCAAGCCATTCTTTTGCCAGGGGGACATGCGCAAGGTATGAAAGAATACCTAGAATCCAAAATTTTACAAAATGTAATCGTGGATTTTTTTCATTCGAATAAACCCATTGCCGCGATCTGTCATGGCGTTTTACTTGCGGCAAGAAGTATTGATCCCAAAACAAACAAATCTGTGTTATATGAAAAAAATACAACAGCACTTTTGCAAAAACAGGAACTCCTCGCTTACTACACAACCAGACTTTGGTTAGGAAATTATTACAAAACCTATCCGCTGACTGTACAAGCAGAAGTCACAAGTTTTTTAAAATCTAAAGAGCAGTTTAAAACGGGAGGAAGTCTATCTGTACGAGATAGTTTAGAGAATCCCGATGTTGGTTTTACCGTTGTAGATGGAAATTATGTTTCTGCTAGATGGCCTGGGGACGCGTATCAATTTACTAATGCATTCAAAACACTACTTTGATCCATTTCGTAAAATTTTTTCCATCGTTTTTCCCTTTGCCAGTTCATCCACAAGTTTGTCTAGATATCGCACTTTTCGTGTTAGGGGATTTTCAATTTCTTCGATTCGGTAACCACAAATCATTCCTTTGATTTGCTCTGCGTTTTTATGTAATTTAGCTTTGGCAAAGAAACTTTCAAAGGTCACATTCTCTTTGATGAGTTCGTTTATCTTTTTTGTATCAAAAGAAGTTAACCATTCAATCACTTGGTCTAACTCCTTTTTGGTTCTGCCTTTTTTTTCAATCTTTGTCAGGTAGAGTGGGTAGACAGAGGCAAAAGTCATTTCTGCCATTCTTTCGTGGTGTTTTGCGCTTGGTTCCATGGTTGTGATTATAATTGATTTAGAGGTGATTTTAATCAATTTTAATTGATAGTAAATATTAATTAAATATTTTTTTCTTTTTTTAGTAGAAAATATTTTGTAAATTCATTGTATGAATCAATAAATATTTCATGAATGTTAAAAAAAAGTAGCACTTGTTTGGTTAATGCTTCAAAGTAGAAACAATGAAATTAATATTCGGATTTTTCCTAGTTCTTTTTGCATGTAACCCTTCGGCAATGGAAAATTCATGTGATTCCAGTTCTAATATGTTTCTGGAAACTTTAATAGTAAAACGATTGAGAGGAGATAATTCTTCTCATTGTGGAATTAAAATTTCATCCAATATTTGTAATCTAGATATAACATCCTTAATTCAATCTGAATATTCGCAAGAGTTTATAAAAGAAATCAACATCCAATCTCAAAAAGGTTCATCAGGTAATCCAACTTATGACATTACCTCAATAGCTGTTCCCG from Leptospira noumeaensis includes:
- a CDS encoding calcium:proton antiporter, coding for MANSKTISSNDWLSFTSFLVLLFAMIAPIGEGLLIAFAVVFLAAGISSAVHSAEVIAERVGPALGTLILAISVTVIEVALIVSLMSNDTADSPQIARDTVFAALMIVTNGIIGICILLGGLKHKELGFQSVGTTALLGVLAVLSTLTLVLPLFTTSTNKGTYSAGQLIFVSLASLVLYGSLVWSQTKSHKNFFAAGETEVSESEITGTRPSKKRAITSFISLLFSLVAVVGLSKILSPTIESTINALGAPKAVVGIVIAILVLAPETLAAMNAAKINELQTSLNLALGSGAASIALTIPAVSLYSLMFDKPLTLGLDSKGIVFLMVTFLAGSFTFGSGRTTSLHGLIHLVIMASFLAISLMP
- a CDS encoding beta-propeller fold lactonase family protein yields the protein MNSEISKQFYHSKILVVAKIFSLLVCLFSFNACLLNPIVQCILFPEKDPSRNSLFALWALLSNSNSVVELNRTWAGVYKGDSLQLEAQYYLYGNKTDTVFQWTSSNESVATVSPTGLVQSIGNGKIIITATTADGKASATSAITVYSGYLYVSLDDMSTVGFLTMNHTTGALTSFATYSTGAGTGPTGIGVDPFGKFLFTGNFYSGTISQFLINQTTGALTSNTPSFLTDEASPRNLVITPDGKYLYLASEGTSAIRAFSINANGTLTFIASYSTDIGHSQIQISRNGNFIFYMGTLVTEMTSYRINYANGTLSHASTSPSFPNDGSGHVSTHPNGNYIYVSSVPAVTIFSFDENTGNMSFVDSVFHGLSINSTAIHPSGLFYYLLHINEGIISCYTVDPKSGKISYSSNVTGYTPGNLRFMVIDPTGRFAYAADINAANLLQFSINQTTGALTFLGNVNPGGNPWNLTFL
- a CDS encoding type 1 glutamine amidotransferase domain-containing protein; amino-acid sequence: MILIPIPSSDFDPSEASLPWKLLSESNFKFQFATPNGKKAKADERMLTGKGLGILKSGFMARKDARDAYLEMENSKEFQNPISYSEIKEKDFQAILLPGGHAQGMKEYLESKILQNVIVDFFHSNKPIAAICHGVLLAARSIDPKTNKSVLYEKNTTALLQKQELLAYYTTRLWLGNYYKTYPLTVQAEVTSFLKSKEQFKTGGSLSVRDSLENPDVGFTVVDGNYVSARWPGDAYQFTNAFKTLL
- a CDS encoding DUF2200 domain-containing protein, with the translated sequence MEPSAKHHERMAEMTFASVYPLYLTKIEKKGRTKKELDQVIEWLTSFDTKKINELIKENVTFESFFAKAKLHKNAEQIKGMICGYRIEEIENPLTRKVRYLDKLVDELAKGKTMEKILRNGSK